A segment of the Brevundimonas sp. M20 genome:
ACCACATCGGGGTCGAGAAGGGGTTTTCGCTGGGCCGTTTCGATCCGGCCTATCTGACGCTCACCCCGGTCGCTGTCGTGCGGCAGGAAGGACGGATCATCGCCTTCGCCAATCTGATGCCCGGCGGCGACCGGCTGGCGGTGGACCTGATGCGCTTCACCCCCGATGCGCCCCCCGGCGTCATGGACTATCTGTTCATCCGCGCCATCGAATGGGCGAAGGAGGCCGAGTACCGCTGGCTCGACCTCGGCCGCGCGCCCCTGGCGGGCCTCGAGAACCGTCGTCTGGCCCCCGTCTTCGCCCGCGTCGGCGCCCTTGTGTTCGAGGAGGGCGGCGCCCTGTACGGCTTCGCGGGCCTGCGCGCCTGGAAGGCCAAGTTCGCGCCCGACTGGCGGCCCTGCTTCATCGCCGCCCCGACCTCGACCCCGCTGGCTCTCGCCCTGCTGGACGTCGCCCTGCTGACCAGCGGCGGCTGGACCGGCATGCTGGGCCTGAATGCAAGAAGGGCGAGCCCTGCGGCCCGCCCTTCTGAAGCTCCGGCTATCGCCGACGCAGCCTAGTCTTCCTTCACGCGACGCTTGCGGAAGCTGGGGTTCAGCACCGACTTGCGCAGGCGGATCGACTTCGGCGTCACTTCCACCAGTTCGTCGCTTTCGATGTAGGCGATGGCCTGTTCCAGCGACGGACGACGCGGCGGGGTCAGGCGCACGGCCTCGTCCTTGCCCGAGGCGCGGACGTTGGTCAGTTGTTTGCCCTTGATCGGGTTGACGTCCAGGTCGTCCGACCGCGAGTTCTCGCCGATGATCATGCCCTGATAGGTCTTCTCGCCGGCGCCGACGAACATCACGCCGCGCTCTTCGAGGTTCCACAGGGCGTAGGCCGCCGTTTCACCATCCGAGTTCGACACCAGCACGCCCTTCAGGCGGCCCTCGATCGCGCCCTTGTAGGGCTCGTAGTGGCTGAACACGCGGTTCAGCACGCCCGAGCCGCGGGTGTCGGTCAGGAACTCGCCCTGATAGCCGATCAGCGAACGCGACGGGCAGGCCAGCTGGATACGGGTCTTGCCGGCGCCCGACGGGCCCATGTCCTTCAGTTCGGCCTTGCGGGTCGACAGCTTCTCGATGACCACGCCGGTGAACTCGTCATCCACGTCGATGACCACGTCCTCGATGGGCTCCAGACGCTCGCCGTTCTCGCCGGTCTGATAGACCACGCGCGGACGGCTGATCGACACCTCGAAGCCCTCGCGGCGCATGTTCTCGATCAGCACGCCCAGTTGCAGTTCGCCGCGACCGGCGACTTCATAGGCGTCGGCGCCCGGCGTCTCGGTCACGCGGATGGCGACGTTGGCCTCGGCTTCCTTCAGCAGGCGGTCACGGATGACGCGCGACTGGACCTTGTCGCCTTCGCGACCGGCCAGCGGGCTGTCGTTCACGCCGACGGTCATCGAGATGGTCGGCGGGTCGATCGGCTGGGCGTCCAGCGGCTCGGTGACTTCCAGCGCGCACAGGGTGTCGGCCACGGTGGCCTTGGACATGCCGGCGATGGCGACGATGTCGCCTGCTTCCGACCCTTCGTCCAGCGCCTGACGCTTCAGGCCGCGGAAGGCCAGAACCTTGGTGATACGGCCCTGTTCGATCTGCTTGCCGTCGCGGTCCAGCGCCTTGATCGGCATGCCCGGAATGGCTTTGCCGCTCTCGATGCGGCCGGTCAGGATGCGGCCCAGGAACGGATCGGACTCGATCAGCACGTTCAGGATGCGGAACGGCTGGTCCTTGTTGGCCTGCACGGCGGGCGGCGGCACGTGCTCGACGATCAGGTCGAACAGCGGGGCCAGGGTGTCCGACTTCTCGTTCAGGTCCAGCGTCGCCCAGCCGTTGCGGCCCGAGGCGTAGATGTGCGGGAAGTCCAGTTGCTCTGGCGTGGCGCCGATGGCCTCGAACAGCTCGATGGTTTCCAGGTGAACGCGGTCCGGGTCAGCGTGGGCGCGGTCGACCTTGTTGATGCAGAGGATGGGACGCAGGCCCATCTTCAGCGCCTTGGTCAGCACGAATTTGGTCTGGGGCATGACGCCCTCTTCGGCGTCCACCAGGATGACGCAGCCGTCCACCATGCCCAGGATGCGCTCGACTTCGCCGCCGAAGTCGGCGTGGCCGGGGGTGTCGATGATGTTGATGCGGGTCTCGCCGGCCTTGCCGTTCCACAGCACCGAGGTGGCCTTGGCCAGAATGGTGATGCCGCGCTCTTTTTCCTGGTCATTGGAGTCCATCGCGCGCTCGGTCGTCGCTTCGTTGGCTCGGAACACGCCCGATTGAGCGAGCAGTTGGTCAACCAGGGTCGTCTTGCCGTGGTCAACGTGGGCGATGATGGCGACGTTGCGCAGATTCATTTGAGTATCGCGAATGGGCGGCCGGAACGGTTCGGGCCGCTGGACAGGGCGTAATTGCAGGGAAGGCGCGCGCCTCATACAGGCCCGAACGCCGAAACGCCAGTGCGCGTGAAGCACGCACTGGCGCCGGATGTTCGCTTATCGCCGCCGAAAGCGGCGATCAGAGGGCGGTCAAACCTTGGCCGACTGGCGCTTGATCCAGTTGTACAGCGCTAGGGCGATCAGGCCGAAGACCAGCGCGCCGGTCAGCATGCCGCCGCCTTCCGGCCAGTGCTCGCCGATGCCGAAGACCGCGAACGGCGCCTCGTTTTCGGTGCCGCCGATGACGCCCGCGTTCAGCACGCCGAACAGGCTTTCGCCGACGATCAGGCCGGAGGCCATCAGGATGCCCATGCGCTTGCCGACCTCCTCAAACGACTTGCCCTTCAGCGCCTTCTCGTAAAGCCAGCCGGCGGTCGCGCCGATGACCAGCATCGTCGTGATGGCGGCGGGCAGGTAGAAGCCGATGCCGACGGCCAGCGGCGGCAGCTTGACCTTGCCCTTGGTCGTCGCGCTCAGCACGGCGTCCAGAATGATCACGGCCACGCCGATCACGGCGCCGACGCCGATCAGGTCCCAGCGCAGGTCGCCGCTGATGACGCCCTTGGCCAGAGCCGAGATCAGGGTCGCCTGCGGCGCCGCCAGCGGCTCAGAGGCGATGCCCACCGGTCCACCCTCGAAGCCGAACGCGCGGTTCATGGCGTTCAGCACGAAGGGGATGACGATGGCGCCGGCGACCACGCCGACGATCAGGGCCGTCTGCTGACGCCACGGCGTGGCGGCCACCAGCTGACCGGTCTTCAGGTCCTGCAGGTTGTCGTTGGCGATGACGGCCACGGCGAAGACGATGGCGGTGACGATCAGGGCGTAGGTGATGAAGGCCGGATCGGCCGGTACGCCCGCGATGGCGATGACGGCCAGCATCAGCAGTGAGGCGACCACGATCGCCAGAATGCCGACGCCCGACACCGGGCTGTTCGACGAACCGATCAGACCGGCCATGTAGCCGCAGATCGCGGCCACGGCGAAGCCGATGATGACCACATAGACTACGCCGCCCGCGACCAGCATCGGGGCGGTGGCGGCCAGCGCGGGCTGGGTGTTGGCGACGAAGGCCAGCAGGGCCGCGATGCCGATCACGCAGGCGACGGAGACGCTGCCGACCCAGTTGATCGGAATGTCCTGCTCGGTGCGGTCCAGCACTTCGCCGCCCTTGCGCCTTGCCTGGGTGGCCAGCGCCGAGGTCAGGCCGCCGACCAGCGGGCCGGC
Coding sequences within it:
- a CDS encoding OPT family oligopeptide transporter, with the protein product MTDATNTPATPGGKRIELTIRALILGCLLAVIFTAANVYLGLRVGLTFASAIPAAVIAMAVMRTFRTSTIWENMTVQTVASVGGAMSAIIFVLPGLIMVGAWREFPIWESITICLLGGILGVTFSIPLRRALVVNGGLPYPEGVAAAEVLKVGSRGADQTESAVRENKAGLWVVVWSAVASALFAFLQAARVFAGEAARFVKLPAALGGGATGLGAGMQFALLGAGHLIGLTVGLAQLFGLLVAWFIIVPIMTSPDYVTWTAGMGLESLAASVAPGASAAELANTVWRNEVRFMGAGVIGVAAIWTLIKLAGPLVGGLTSALATQARRKGGEVLDRTEQDIPINWVGSVSVACVIGIAALLAFVANTQPALAATAPMLVAGGVVYVVIIGFAVAAICGYMAGLIGSSNSPVSGVGILAIVVASLLMLAVIAIAGVPADPAFITYALIVTAIVFAVAVIANDNLQDLKTGQLVAATPWRQQTALIVGVVAGAIVIPFVLNAMNRAFGFEGGPVGIASEPLAAPQATLISALAKGVISGDLRWDLIGVGAVIGVAVIILDAVLSATTKGKVKLPPLAVGIGFYLPAAITTMLVIGATAGWLYEKALKGKSFEEVGKRMGILMASGLIVGESLFGVLNAGVIGGTENEAPFAVFGIGEHWPEGGGMLTGALVFGLIALALYNWIKRQSAKV
- the typA gene encoding translational GTPase TypA, producing the protein MNLRNVAIIAHVDHGKTTLVDQLLAQSGVFRANEATTERAMDSNDQEKERGITILAKATSVLWNGKAGETRINIIDTPGHADFGGEVERILGMVDGCVILVDAEEGVMPQTKFVLTKALKMGLRPILCINKVDRAHADPDRVHLETIELFEAIGATPEQLDFPHIYASGRNGWATLDLNEKSDTLAPLFDLIVEHVPPPAVQANKDQPFRILNVLIESDPFLGRILTGRIESGKAIPGMPIKALDRDGKQIEQGRITKVLAFRGLKRQALDEGSEAGDIVAIAGMSKATVADTLCALEVTEPLDAQPIDPPTISMTVGVNDSPLAGREGDKVQSRVIRDRLLKEAEANVAIRVTETPGADAYEVAGRGELQLGVLIENMRREGFEVSISRPRVVYQTGENGERLEPIEDVVIDVDDEFTGVVIEKLSTRKAELKDMGPSGAGKTRIQLACPSRSLIGYQGEFLTDTRGSGVLNRVFSHYEPYKGAIEGRLKGVLVSNSDGETAAYALWNLEERGVMFVGAGEKTYQGMIIGENSRSDDLDVNPIKGKQLTNVRASGKDEAVRLTPPRRPSLEQAIAYIESDELVEVTPKSIRLRKSVLNPSFRKRRVKED